A region of the Fusobacteria bacterium ZRK30 genome:
CATTTTTCTTATCATTTACATGGCCGTTTATTCAATATTCTCTTAATATGTTTGGAAATTGGATTGCAACATCTAGAGATACAGCTCCAGTAATTGCTCCCTTTGTCTATGGGGCATTAGAGAGAATGCTGTTACCATTTGGTCTGCATCATATGTTAACTATTCCAATGAATTACACGGAGTTAGGAGGGACATATCAGGTATTAACCGGATCGGAAGTCGGTGCAGTAATTGCCGGTCAGGATCCTATCTGGTTAGCTTGGATTACAGATTTAAATAACTTGAAAGAACTAGGGAATGCAGACGCGTACAAGGAATTATTGAAATCGGTTGTGCCGGCTAGGTTTAAAGCCGGACAGGTTATTTTATCATCAGCATCACTATTAGGATTTTCATTAGCTATGTATAAAAACGTAGACAATGATAAGAAGCATAAATATAAGATGATATTCTTTTCAGCCATATTAGCTGTATTTTTAACAGGAGTAACGGAACCTATCGAATTTATGTTTATGTTTGTAGCACCTATTTTATATGTGGCTCATGCAATATTAACTGGTTTAGCATTTGCATTGACAGATATTATTGATTTAAGAATACAAGCTTTTGGATTCTTAGAGCTGCTTACTAGAACACCTCTAATGATTCATGCTGGAATTGGAAGAGACCTAATAAATTTCGTGGCAAGTTGTGTCGGGTTCTTCGGATTGAATTTCTTCATTGTAAACTTTTTAATCAAAAAATTTGACCTACCTACACCAGGAAGAAAAGGGAACTATCTAGATGAAGAAGTAGAAGAAAGCGGAGATAAAAAAGTTAATCAAAGCAATGATACGTTGATTGAAACAATTATCGACCTTTTAGGAGGAGGATCTAACATAGCAGAGGTAGATGCCTGTATGACTAGATTACGTGTGTCTGTAAAGGATAACGCCTTGGTGAAGGAAGAGTCGATGTGGAAAAAAGCAGGAGCCATTGGACTGATAGTAAAAGGAAACGGGATCCAGGCTATCTATGGTCCTAAAGCTGATAACATTAAAAATAAAATAATTGATGTTTTAAATTAATAGGGGATAAAAATGAAAATTCTTACATTAAACTGCCATTCGTGGCAGGAGGAGGATCAGCTGGAGAAGATCAAGTATCTGGCTGAGACTATATATGAAAAAAACTATGATGTCGTAGCTCTTCAGGAAGTCAGCCAGCATAGGGATAGTCAGATAATTTATGATAATATAAGGGAAGATAACTTTGCACTTCTACTGGTTGAAGAGATAAAGAAGTTAGGAAAAGCTTATAATTTTATCTGGGACTTTTCCCACTATGGGTATGATATATATGAAGAGGGAGTAGCTCTTTTGAGTAAGGAGCCCTTTATTAAATCTGAAAGTATATACATTTCCCAAAGCAGCAGTATAGAAAACTGGAAAAGTAGAAAAATTGTAGGCGGATCTATTGATCTGCATGATGAGATCTACACTTTTTACAGCTGCCATACAGGATGGTGGAATGATGAAGAAGAACCTTTTAGATATCAGGGGGAAAAAATATTAGAAATTTTAAAAAATACAGATAATAAAGTATTTTTTATGGGAGATTTCAACAATGATGCCAATGTAAGTGGAGAGGGGTATGATTTTTTAATAAAGGATGGTTTGATAGATACTTTTATAACAGCTGAAATAAAAGATGATGGCTGCACTGTCCCAGGGGAAATTGCAGGATGGGAGAATAACTCATCTAAAAAAAGACTGGATTTAATTTTAGCAGGAACACCTATGAAAATATACTCGAGTAATGTTATTTTCAATGGGAAAAATAAAAAGGTAGTTTCGGATCATTTTGGTGTTGAAATAATTTTATAAGAAAGAATCGAGAATTAATTCTCGATTCTTTTTTTGACACAACAAAATTTATAGTGAAATATATAGTATAAAGAAGTATATATTATAGTATAAAAGAATGTTCAAGGTGGTGAGAAAAATGAAGATAGGTTTAGCTCTGGGAAGCGGCTCATCCCGCGGATGGGCACATATAGGTATAATAAAGGCTCTGGCTGATCTGGGGATCGTGCCGGATATTGTGTGCGGGACTTCTATAGGTGCAGTGGTTGGAGCATCTTATCTGTCAAATAATCTTGAAAATTTAGAAGAATGGGCATGCTCACTGACTAAATTTGAGGTGGCTAAATTTTTTGAGATAAATATGTCTTTGAATGGATTTATTGATACCCACAGACTTCATCATTTTTTAAATAAATATGTAGCATCTGATAATGCCAGCATAGAAGAATTTAGTAAACAATATGCAGCTGTAG
Encoded here:
- a CDS encoding PTS transporter subunit IIBC: MKKFKFGSFDFWQKFGKCLMVVIAVMPAAGLMISLGKLTTTFLGIDLIGRVMEDIGWGIIVNLHLLFAAAIGGSWAKERAGGAFAAVLAFILTNRLTGTIFGVNGGMMSDPTATISVFGGKELLVKDFFTTVLGAPALNMGVFIGIITGFLGAALYNRFYDFDGLPEPLAFFNGKRFVPFMVIFGSVIMAFFLSFTWPFIQYSLNMFGNWIATSRDTAPVIAPFVYGALERMLLPFGLHHMLTIPMNYTELGGTYQVLTGSEVGAVIAGQDPIWLAWITDLNNLKELGNADAYKELLKSVVPARFKAGQVILSSASLLGFSLAMYKNVDNDKKHKYKMIFFSAILAVFLTGVTEPIEFMFMFVAPILYVAHAILTGLAFALTDIIDLRIQAFGFLELLTRTPLMIHAGIGRDLINFVASCVGFFGLNFFIVNFLIKKFDLPTPGRKGNYLDEEVEESGDKKVNQSNDTLIETIIDLLGGGSNIAEVDACMTRLRVSVKDNALVKEESMWKKAGAIGLIVKGNGIQAIYGPKADNIKNKIIDVLN
- a CDS encoding endonuclease/exonuclease/phosphatase family protein, with translation MKILTLNCHSWQEEDQLEKIKYLAETIYEKNYDVVALQEVSQHRDSQIIYDNIREDNFALLLVEEIKKLGKAYNFIWDFSHYGYDIYEEGVALLSKEPFIKSESIYISQSSSIENWKSRKIVGGSIDLHDEIYTFYSCHTGWWNDEEEPFRYQGEKILEILKNTDNKVFFMGDFNNDANVSGEGYDFLIKDGLIDTFITAEIKDDGCTVPGEIAGWENNSSKKRLDLILAGTPMKIYSSNVIFNGKNKKVVSDHFGVEIIL